One part of the Bdellovibrio sp. KM01 genome encodes these proteins:
- a CDS encoding DASH family cryptochrome: protein MRALYWFRNDLRLHDNEALTWLCQNAQQALFVYSYPLNFSRAGKFRRKFLLETLANLQNELEDRGHKLVITYSHPEEVLPHLIHKYKIDTLVYTEEYTPEELREEKLVTSRIVLDRIVPFDQRTLLKKSALPFPLLDLPNNLAEFQVLLSKKPPEKVLPIPLVWSDPIRADEFELDLNRELRMFITPSRFIGGELQALTRLKEFIWDKDLLRSFKDGYSELVHFDDSSKFSPWLSNGSLSPRVIYWEVKNYERERTANDSTNWMMMDLLRRDYFKYYALKLGPFLFQADTNPTHQPLVNDRLQQELFRSWKLGSTGKDPIDGSMKELNETGFISYRGRQDVANFLTENLSLDWRWGARYFEEMLIDYDAASNWGNWNYLVGVSEATSPSKNHGGFYEQPGI, encoded by the coding sequence ATGAGGGCTCTTTACTGGTTCCGCAACGATCTCCGATTACATGACAATGAAGCACTGACGTGGCTCTGCCAAAATGCGCAGCAAGCTTTGTTCGTCTATTCATATCCATTGAATTTCAGCAGAGCTGGAAAATTTCGGCGTAAATTTTTGTTAGAGACATTGGCGAATCTGCAAAATGAGCTCGAGGATCGCGGTCACAAATTAGTGATCACCTATTCTCACCCGGAGGAAGTTCTTCCCCATTTGATTCACAAATATAAAATCGACACTTTGGTTTACACGGAAGAGTACACACCCGAAGAATTGCGTGAGGAAAAACTAGTCACCTCCCGCATCGTTCTTGATCGCATTGTGCCTTTCGACCAAAGGACACTTTTAAAAAAATCTGCTCTGCCATTTCCGTTGCTGGATTTACCGAACAACCTGGCGGAGTTTCAGGTGCTCTTAAGTAAAAAACCTCCGGAAAAAGTTTTGCCAATTCCTTTGGTGTGGTCCGACCCAATCAGGGCCGACGAATTTGAATTGGACTTAAATCGCGAGCTACGCATGTTCATCACGCCCTCACGATTTATCGGCGGAGAGTTGCAAGCCCTGACTCGGCTGAAAGAATTTATCTGGGACAAGGATCTGCTACGAAGTTTTAAGGATGGATATTCCGAGCTGGTTCACTTTGATGACAGTTCAAAATTTTCGCCATGGCTTTCTAACGGCAGCCTTTCGCCAAGAGTGATTTATTGGGAAGTTAAAAACTATGAGCGCGAACGAACAGCCAATGATTCCACAAACTGGATGATGATGGATTTACTTCGTCGCGATTACTTCAAGTACTATGCGCTTAAGCTTGGACCCTTTCTGTTTCAGGCCGATACCAACCCCACCCATCAGCCCCTGGTGAATGATCGCCTTCAACAAGAACTTTTCAGAAGCTGGAAATTGGGATCGACGGGAAAGGATCCCATCGATGGGAGTATGAAAGAGCTTAATGAAACAGGTTTTATCTCTTATCGTGGGCGCCAGGATGTTGCGAACTTCCTGACCGAAAACCTAAGCCTGGATTGGCGTTGGGGTGCACGCTATTTCGAAGAAATGTTGATCGATTATGATGCCGCCAGCAACTGGGGAAACTGGAACTATCTTGTGGGAGTCAGCGAAGCCACCTCCCCCTCAAAAAATCACGGAGGATTCTATGAGCAACCCGGAATTTGA
- a CDS encoding CPXCG motif-containing cysteine-rich protein: MSNPEFESFDNAEIEQFFLCPYCRTAISMLVDISEPGRQTYVEDCEVCCKPIQITYSADQGRLVDFSAHRI, encoded by the coding sequence ATGAGCAACCCGGAATTTGAAAGCTTTGATAACGCCGAAATAGAACAATTCTTTCTATGCCCCTATTGCCGAACAGCTATATCAATGTTGGTTGATATTTCAGAGCCAGGGCGTCAAACGTATGTTGAAGACTGCGAAGTCTGTTGTAAGCCGATTCAAATCACTTACTCCGCTGACCAAGGTCGTCTGGTGGATTTTTCGGCTCATCGGATCTAA
- a CDS encoding PAS domain-containing hybrid sensor histidine kinase/response regulator, whose product MNKSAYEALVNSHALIEFDPQGKILWANRNFLNLVGYELNEIHGKHHSIFLPAYELHEKEYSELWDTLRAGNPQVGEFKRLAKNGSEIWVHCSYTPVKNDSGDVIKILSMAFDITEKRNLAENLERKNQELLSTAAKARAATYAKSVFLANMSHEIRTPLNSIIGITDTLAETPLDGQQTSFVEILQRANYQLMTIINDVLDLSKVEAGEIILHMLPFSLQRMIEDILSILEFRAKEKGLQLKVSVAPEVQEYYIGDSDRLRQVLINLLNNAIKFTHAGTITLNISVNNTPRSGNLLFAVSDTGIGVSKQKFKDIFRPFTQADATTTRRYGGTGLGLSISQKIVSLMGGVIWLESEPNVGSTFYFTASMPATTERKTSMHNPLQGRYQLNDINHFIEDERLRVLVVDDVDDNRNLLGIYLQKTAHHITYAESGTEAVSLVEKGPFDVIFMDVQMPGMDGHEATMRIREIEREQNRRPARIFACTANAFAEDIERSMSAGCDMHLSKPIRKDTLIKAINSCFAMTEAVG is encoded by the coding sequence ATGAACAAGTCCGCGTACGAGGCTCTTGTAAATTCCCATGCTCTGATTGAGTTCGATCCCCAAGGAAAAATTCTTTGGGCCAATCGCAACTTTCTGAATCTCGTGGGATATGAGCTGAACGAGATACACGGGAAACATCACTCCATCTTTCTTCCTGCCTACGAACTTCACGAAAAAGAATACAGCGAATTGTGGGACACTTTGCGCGCGGGAAATCCCCAAGTGGGCGAGTTCAAACGCCTGGCCAAAAACGGTAGCGAAATCTGGGTTCATTGCTCTTACACGCCTGTTAAAAACGACAGCGGCGATGTGATCAAAATTCTTAGTATGGCCTTCGATATCACTGAAAAAAGAAATTTGGCTGAAAATCTGGAAAGAAAAAACCAGGAACTTTTGTCAACAGCCGCAAAAGCCCGTGCGGCGACTTATGCAAAGTCGGTGTTTCTGGCGAACATGAGCCATGAAATTCGTACGCCATTGAATTCAATCATCGGCATCACTGACACATTGGCGGAAACTCCCTTAGACGGACAGCAAACTTCATTCGTTGAAATTCTGCAAAGAGCGAACTATCAGCTTATGACAATCATCAATGACGTTTTGGATTTATCCAAAGTGGAAGCAGGCGAAATCATTTTGCACATGCTGCCTTTCAGTCTGCAAAGAATGATCGAGGATATTTTATCGATCCTTGAATTCCGAGCGAAAGAAAAGGGATTGCAACTTAAAGTCTCCGTCGCACCCGAGGTTCAGGAATACTATATCGGAGATTCCGATCGTCTGCGCCAGGTGTTGATTAATCTTTTGAATAACGCGATCAAATTCACCCATGCAGGTACGATCACCTTGAATATTTCGGTGAACAATACTCCGCGGTCGGGCAATTTATTATTTGCGGTTTCTGATACGGGCATTGGCGTATCGAAGCAAAAATTCAAAGACATCTTCCGTCCCTTTACTCAGGCGGATGCCACGACGACCCGTCGTTACGGCGGAACAGGTCTTGGACTTTCGATTTCCCAAAAAATTGTCAGTCTTATGGGTGGAGTGATCTGGCTTGAAAGTGAACCGAACGTGGGAAGTACTTTTTATTTCACCGCTTCTATGCCAGCGACGACAGAGCGAAAAACCAGCATGCACAATCCTTTACAGGGACGCTATCAGCTGAATGACATCAATCACTTCATCGAAGACGAGCGACTGCGTGTCCTGGTGGTGGATGACGTTGATGACAATCGCAATCTTCTGGGAATTTATCTGCAAAAGACTGCTCATCACATCACCTATGCTGAAAGCGGCACCGAGGCAGTTTCACTGGTGGAAAAAGGTCCATTCGACGTGATCTTTATGGATGTGCAAATGCCAGGGATGGACGGACATGAGGCCACCATGCGCATTCGCGAAATCGAACGCGAACAAAACCGCCGGCCTGCACGCATCTTTGCCTGTACAGCCAACGCCTTTGCCGAAGACATCGAAAGAAGTATGAGTGCTGGTTGCGACATGCATCTTTCGAAACCAATCCGCAAAGACACGCTGATTAAAGCAATCAATTCCTGCTTTGCTATGACGGAAGCTGTTGGTTAA
- a CDS encoding Bd3614 family nucleic acid deaminase, whose protein sequence is MSAEKRARHLAFLLNKDTFQVAFVEFKGKVYYSHFPKASIAPSSAVVKLLQGLFDRHVDHSFFILRQRIFTTAPLSEMCKGMIKVVAKRASGDIIPERDSEFQESLEFIQIDSAAEALSNVSHLNAENKMSLAKLTEWLRSEKATTNEEFLKAAHALSMQVPRGEVLHDHDRNIAALLVSKDGEVLSYGVNSNSKNKTLHAEVNLIHRYYREHGGKIPSGSVLYSTHKPCKMCAGMIYEWMENSANIKVYYSVEESGGLSSQTVLDRLGLNQQLPS, encoded by the coding sequence ATGAGCGCCGAAAAAAGAGCCCGTCACCTAGCATTTTTACTCAATAAAGACACTTTCCAGGTGGCTTTCGTAGAGTTTAAAGGGAAAGTCTATTACTCCCATTTTCCCAAAGCTTCTATCGCGCCCTCATCTGCCGTGGTTAAATTACTGCAGGGACTTTTTGATCGTCACGTCGATCACAGCTTTTTTATTCTGCGCCAGCGTATTTTCACCACCGCTCCGTTATCAGAAATGTGTAAAGGTATGATCAAAGTCGTCGCTAAAAGAGCGTCAGGTGACATCATTCCAGAGCGAGATTCAGAATTTCAAGAATCCCTGGAGTTTATCCAGATAGATTCCGCAGCCGAGGCGCTAAGTAACGTCAGTCATCTGAATGCAGAAAATAAAATGTCTTTGGCAAAGCTAACTGAGTGGTTGCGAAGTGAAAAGGCAACGACCAATGAAGAGTTTTTAAAGGCAGCCCACGCTCTTTCTATGCAAGTTCCTCGCGGGGAGGTGTTGCACGATCACGATCGCAATATTGCGGCCCTTTTGGTTTCGAAAGACGGAGAGGTTTTAAGTTACGGTGTGAATTCCAACTCCAAAAATAAAACTCTGCATGCGGAAGTAAATTTGATTCACAGATATTACCGCGAACATGGTGGTAAAATCCCCTCAGGTTCTGTTTTGTACAGCACGCATAAACCCTGCAAGATGTGCGCAGGAATGATTTATGAGTGGATGGAAAATTCCGCGAATATAAAAGTGTATTATTCTGTGGAAGAATCGGGTGGATTGTCTTCGCAGACAGTTTTAGATCGCTTGGGCCTTAACCAACAGCTTCCGTCATAG
- a CDS encoding class I SAM-dependent methyltransferase: protein MQMIKNRLEKNYKKLKSWAERAGIQAYRLYDRDIPEYPFIVDIYGEHFLIYDKGDSRDIEKNHLPHVVEALQALFKADESKIVIKKRERQEGLKQYEKLDQKDQTFTVKESQATFKVNLYDYLDTGLFLDHRPMRQKIYKTVSGKKFLNLFCYTGSVSVFAALAGAKTTSVDMSQTYLGWAQENFALNNIPSDQHSFINANVLEWLDRNQGKPAFDVIFLDPPTFSNSKKMTDSFDVERDQELLVNECMSMLEPGGVLYFSNNKRKFHLSPAIKEQYKVRDITEESIPQDFHDKKIHVCFEIRAL from the coding sequence ATGCAGATGATCAAAAACCGCCTTGAAAAGAACTACAAGAAACTTAAATCCTGGGCTGAGCGCGCAGGTATTCAAGCGTATCGCCTTTATGATCGCGACATCCCGGAATATCCCTTCATCGTGGATATCTATGGAGAGCATTTTTTGATCTATGATAAAGGCGACAGCCGCGACATCGAAAAGAACCATTTGCCTCACGTCGTTGAGGCACTGCAGGCACTTTTCAAAGCGGACGAGTCAAAAATCGTGATTAAAAAACGCGAACGCCAAGAGGGCCTTAAACAATACGAAAAATTGGACCAAAAAGATCAAACATTCACGGTCAAAGAGTCCCAAGCGACTTTCAAAGTGAATCTTTATGACTATCTGGATACAGGATTGTTTTTAGATCACCGTCCAATGCGCCAAAAAATCTATAAAACCGTCAGCGGCAAAAAATTCTTGAATCTTTTCTGCTATACCGGCTCTGTCAGCGTTTTCGCGGCCTTGGCGGGAGCAAAAACCACTTCAGTCGATATGTCCCAGACTTATTTGGGATGGGCTCAAGAGAACTTCGCGCTTAATAATATCCCGTCCGACCAACACAGCTTCATCAACGCCAACGTGCTCGAGTGGTTGGACCGAAACCAGGGAAAACCGGCTTTTGACGTGATTTTCCTGGATCCTCCGACTTTTTCGAACTCTAAAAAAATGACCGATAGCTTTGATGTCGAACGCGATCAGGAGCTGCTGGTGAACGAGTGTATGAGCATGCTGGAACCGGGCGGAGTTTTGTACTTCTCGAACAATAAACGCAAGTTTCACCTGTCACCTGCAATTAAAGAGCAGTACAAGGTTCGCGACATCACCGAGGAAAGCATCCCACAGGATTTCCACGACAAGAAGATCCACGTCTGCTTCGAAATCCGCGCACTTTAG
- the speE gene encoding polyamine aminopropyltransferase, protein MNALGRHILVEFSGCNAEVLNDVSIIERSMIEAAQIAGATVINSTFHHFSPWGVSGVVVIQESHLAIHTWPEYRYAAVDLFTCGETVDPWVSFEHLKKAFQANYSAIEMNRGSLHVIQKTDFKPKTMREKPSFDLSKGVQIERNVWFTDKDENQALSLRYTGEVLFDETNPFQRVRVLDSYSHGKFLAINNMVMCSERDEFHYHEMITHPVMQTHGKAKNVLVIGGGDGGTIRELFKYDVEKVTMVEIDEAVVRASKLHLPKIASEFGNPKLNLIIGDGIQFVKDAAPNSYDVIIVDGSDPVGPAEGLFTAEFYANCKTALKDGGMVITQGESPMFHEGTFVELNKCLKGIFGSSSVHTMLFHATTYPSGMWSLQMGVKGSTHPATDFNKDNARQFAKAKGLKYYNEDLHSAAFSLPTFVKTMLGQN, encoded by the coding sequence TTGAATGCTTTAGGTCGCCATATTTTGGTTGAGTTCAGCGGTTGTAACGCTGAGGTGTTAAACGACGTTTCTATCATCGAAAGAAGCATGATTGAAGCGGCACAAATCGCAGGTGCTACTGTGATCAACTCGACATTCCACCACTTTTCTCCATGGGGAGTCAGCGGTGTGGTTGTTATCCAGGAAAGCCATTTGGCAATCCATACGTGGCCGGAATACAGATACGCAGCTGTGGATCTTTTCACATGCGGCGAAACTGTTGATCCTTGGGTTTCTTTTGAACACCTGAAAAAAGCATTCCAGGCAAATTACTCTGCGATCGAAATGAATCGTGGTTCTTTGCACGTGATCCAAAAAACAGACTTCAAACCAAAAACAATGCGCGAAAAGCCATCTTTCGATTTGTCAAAAGGCGTGCAAATCGAACGCAATGTTTGGTTCACCGACAAGGACGAAAACCAAGCTTTGTCTTTGCGCTATACAGGCGAAGTTTTGTTTGACGAAACCAATCCTTTCCAACGCGTTCGCGTGTTGGATTCTTACTCTCACGGAAAATTCCTAGCGATCAACAACATGGTTATGTGTTCTGAGCGCGATGAATTCCATTACCACGAGATGATCACTCACCCAGTGATGCAAACTCACGGTAAAGCTAAAAATGTTCTGGTTATCGGTGGTGGTGACGGCGGAACTATTCGTGAACTTTTCAAATATGATGTTGAAAAAGTAACGATGGTTGAAATCGACGAAGCGGTTGTTCGCGCTTCTAAACTTCATTTGCCAAAAATCGCTTCTGAATTCGGCAACCCGAAATTGAATCTTATTATCGGTGACGGCATTCAATTCGTAAAAGATGCTGCTCCAAATTCTTACGATGTTATCATCGTTGATGGTTCGGACCCAGTAGGACCAGCCGAAGGCTTGTTCACAGCCGAGTTCTATGCAAACTGCAAAACGGCATTGAAAGATGGCGGCATGGTGATCACTCAAGGTGAATCCCCAATGTTCCACGAAGGCACTTTCGTTGAGCTTAATAAGTGCTTAAAAGGCATTTTCGGCTCAAGCAGCGTCCACACTATGTTATTCCATGCAACGACGTACCCATCAGGTATGTGGAGCTTGCAAATGGGCGTGAAGGGTTCTACTCACCCAGCAACGGACTTCAACAAAGACAACGCGCGCCAATTTGCTAAGGCTAAGGGCTTGAAATACTACAATGAGGATTTGCACTCTGCAGCGTTCTCATTGCCGACATTCGTTAAGACGATGTTGGGCCAAAACTAA
- a CDS encoding superoxide dismutase — MFKLPTLPYAKTDLAPLFNEEQMTYHYDKHHKAYIDNLNKAMEIDSSLKGKSLEEIVLSSSGGNFNNSAQAWNHTFYWFNMAPVGKGGKASADLETAIKRDFGSMDELKAKFVDGGMKTFGSGWIWLCTDASGKLSLVSTSNAAVPFTNNGPAPIMVADVWEHAYYVDYRNLRLKYLETFWSQVNWDFVSQCYASKKVQDLTKAMT, encoded by the coding sequence ATGTTCAAACTTCCTACACTTCCGTATGCAAAAACTGATTTGGCTCCTTTGTTCAACGAAGAACAAATGACTTATCACTATGACAAACATCACAAAGCTTATATCGACAACTTGAATAAAGCGATGGAGATAGACTCTTCTTTGAAAGGCAAATCCCTTGAAGAGATCGTTCTTTCTTCTTCTGGCGGTAACTTCAATAACTCGGCTCAAGCTTGGAACCACACTTTCTATTGGTTCAACATGGCTCCCGTAGGCAAAGGCGGCAAAGCTTCTGCTGATCTTGAAACAGCTATCAAACGCGATTTCGGCTCAATGGACGAGTTGAAAGCTAAGTTCGTTGACGGTGGTATGAAAACTTTCGGTTCTGGCTGGATCTGGTTGTGCACAGATGCTTCAGGCAAACTAAGCCTGGTATCTACTTCCAATGCAGCAGTTCCATTTACTAACAACGGCCCAGCTCCAATTATGGTGGCTGACGTTTGGGAACACGCTTACTACGTTGATTACCGCAACCTTCGCCTTAAATACCTTGAAACTTTCTGGTCACAAGTGAACTGGGATTTCGTATCTCAATGTTACGCTTCCAAAAAAGTTCAAGATTTGACGAAAGCAATGACTTAA
- a CDS encoding flavodoxin family protein translates to MKKVLILNGSPSGDKGNCAAFIAKIRKFDKTLDYDVVHLAKTSVSAPLKKKIANCDSVIFVTGTYWDSWGSPMQRLLEEMTDMEATPAVMGKPCAVMVLMHSVGGKSVLSRLQGVLSTMGFLIPPMSGMVYSLVSDIALKNKNTHAKDFWQIEDAELILENLKAAMEMKVSWTTWPVDKKDPRRKWFKA, encoded by the coding sequence ATGAAAAAAGTTTTGATTCTTAATGGCAGTCCTTCTGGTGATAAAGGCAATTGCGCAGCCTTCATCGCGAAAATTCGTAAATTTGATAAAACTCTGGATTATGATGTCGTTCATCTGGCTAAGACTTCAGTCAGTGCGCCTTTGAAAAAGAAAATTGCGAATTGTGATTCGGTTATTTTTGTCACGGGGACTTATTGGGATTCTTGGGGAAGTCCGATGCAAAGACTTCTGGAAGAAATGACCGATATGGAAGCCACACCCGCCGTAATGGGTAAGCCTTGTGCGGTGATGGTGCTGATGCACTCAGTGGGTGGTAAGTCCGTTCTATCACGTCTTCAAGGCGTTTTAAGCACGATGGGATTCTTAATCCCACCGATGAGTGGAATGGTTTACTCGTTGGTGTCTGACATTGCCCTTAAAAATAAGAACACGCATGCCAAAGATTTCTGGCAAATCGAAGATGCCGAATTGATTTTAGAAAATCTAAAAGCCGCGATGGAGATGAAAGTTTCCTGGACAACTTGGCCGGTGGATAAAAAAGATCCACGCAGGAAATGGTTTAAAGCCTGA
- a CDS encoding BON domain-containing protein: protein MGSHKSKPVETDLRAKICERLKWDKRVSPADFDVIVRGCSVIVTGSCDTSYKKMAALELVSDFEGVWSIEDRIVVPSDYYRSDEELKKLILEALNDFVMIGGEHIEVFVEDGVVTLEGEVFRPRLKALAVGSAWELSGVQDVINNIVITDRPRRAPFFQNVYRDADGSGSSAKEAG, encoded by the coding sequence ATGGGTTCTCATAAAAGTAAACCAGTTGAAACCGATCTCAGAGCAAAAATCTGCGAGCGATTAAAATGGGATAAACGAGTGAGTCCCGCCGACTTCGATGTGATTGTGCGCGGATGTTCCGTAATTGTTACAGGCAGTTGCGATACATCATATAAAAAAATGGCAGCTCTGGAACTCGTCTCCGATTTTGAAGGGGTATGGTCTATAGAAGACCGCATTGTGGTTCCATCTGACTATTATCGCTCCGATGAAGAGTTAAAGAAGTTGATTCTGGAAGCGTTGAACGATTTTGTCATGATTGGTGGTGAACACATCGAAGTCTTTGTTGAAGACGGCGTTGTCACTCTCGAAGGCGAAGTGTTCCGTCCAAGATTAAAAGCTTTAGCAGTCGGCTCGGCATGGGAGCTCTCCGGTGTACAGGATGTAATTAACAATATTGTTATTACAGACCGTCCACGCCGAGCTCCTTTTTTTCAAAACGTATACCGGGACGCAGATGGTTCCGGATCTTCCGCAAAGGAGGCAGGTTGA
- a CDS encoding HPF/RaiA family ribosome-associated protein: MQTDIYYRDITRTENLEAYLLEKVEASIEDFFKYDSAAHLTVRVETTRHRTHARKPSYTCEVILKPTHTKSVIKIAKSNDSFKKAVMQTVDSLKSVLRRRSSKKAMHRRHDPMLNYFPTEEESQLMAENQAGW; this comes from the coding sequence ATGCAAACAGACATCTACTACAGAGACATCACACGTACAGAAAACCTTGAAGCTTACTTACTTGAAAAAGTGGAAGCCTCCATTGAAGATTTCTTCAAGTACGATAGTGCTGCTCACCTCACCGTGAGAGTCGAGACTACAAGACATCGCACTCACGCTCGCAAACCTAGTTATACTTGCGAGGTCATTTTGAAACCCACTCATACGAAATCGGTAATTAAAATTGCCAAATCGAATGACAGTTTTAAAAAAGCCGTGATGCAAACGGTAGACTCTTTAAAATCTGTTTTGCGTCGCCGTTCTTCTAAAAAAGCCATGCATCGTCGACATGATCCGATGCTGAATTATTTCCCGACTGAGGAAGAGTCCCAGTTGATGGCAGAAAACCAAGCTGGGTGGTAA
- a CDS encoding LysR family transcriptional regulator — MFNFNHLYYFYVTAKIGGVSNAAKYLRISQPSLSSQLKILESNIDVKLFEKKGRVLQLTSDGEKTFAYAKRMFDVANELAESLKSPGEKMTERFHIGISEQVERPFIADILSPVIRDNRGKTNKIISITSAPDDDILQLLRTKEADLMLTNKPIYAEDVVELASIAAPVNLMVSTQLLKNLKMRVSKNTSVQDFLAAFPGGLVIPSYKMKLRHETDLFIENIKTRKKISFESDIMSVVGRAIVDGAGCGFLPLPYVLEEIKMGLITVIGPKAGLWKHSLYMISHKEDDYDALTEDIVKRFKQLDKWS; from the coding sequence ATGTTTAATTTTAATCACTTGTACTATTTTTACGTGACGGCAAAAATTGGCGGCGTTTCAAACGCTGCTAAATATCTGCGAATTTCCCAGCCCAGCCTCTCGTCACAATTGAAAATTTTAGAGAGCAATATCGATGTAAAACTTTTCGAAAAAAAAGGTCGTGTGCTCCAACTTACGTCTGACGGGGAAAAGACTTTCGCCTATGCAAAACGCATGTTCGACGTTGCAAACGAGTTAGCTGAGTCCTTGAAATCCCCAGGCGAAAAAATGACTGAAAGATTTCACATCGGAATTTCTGAACAAGTGGAAAGACCTTTCATTGCAGATATTCTTTCTCCTGTCATTCGCGACAACCGCGGAAAAACCAACAAAATTATTTCCATCACTTCTGCTCCCGACGACGACATCCTGCAACTTCTGCGCACGAAAGAAGCGGACTTGATGCTGACGAATAAACCGATTTACGCGGAGGACGTCGTTGAACTTGCTTCAATTGCGGCTCCCGTAAATTTGATGGTTTCCACTCAGCTTTTGAAAAATCTGAAAATGCGTGTTTCGAAAAACACCAGCGTTCAGGATTTCCTGGCAGCTTTTCCCGGTGGCCTGGTGATTCCTTCTTACAAAATGAAATTACGCCACGAAACTGATCTGTTCATAGAAAACATCAAGACACGCAAAAAGATCTCTTTTGAATCTGATATCATGTCGGTTGTCGGCCGCGCGATCGTTGATGGTGCTGGCTGTGGTTTCTTGCCCCTGCCTTATGTTTTAGAAGAAATCAAAATGGGATTGATCACAGTGATCGGGCCTAAGGCAGGGCTCTGGAAACACTCACTGTACATGATCTCTCACAAAGAAGACGACTACGATGCCCTCACTGAAGACATCGTGAAACGCTTTAAACAATTGGATAAGTGGAGCTAA
- a CDS encoding M20/M25/M40 family metallo-hydrolase: MKTAMMALLLVASQAGAHQASLETFSTKPILADLSDLKALDIPVLAKEESVGVGYAVITPEMQLKIQERAHKVGKCGGFEDLTTEKNFQALNFTSMLSSLAEIKAKNDLYERAPFAAVAVEKSPKIEAAVAEVSEQNLREWVTWLSSYPNRYNRGKTPNVHVEDMKRRLQTLLASSNIPYEISLISHDSTPQQSVRVRLTGSTRPNEIVVLGGHLDSINQGWGGGQQAPGADDNASGSANLLETLRIISQKEQPQRTVEFFWYAGEESGLLGSAEIAKSYKGEKRDVVAVLQLDMTSYPGAGEFVIGNMTDFTSKWLHEYLRAVNEAYLHARIVDDQCGYGCSDHASWFRQGYPTLMPFESTMRADNPNIHTAKDLINDKTNFAHSAMYSKLAVVFAMDLANSTARQPY, from the coding sequence ATGAAAACTGCCATGATGGCCCTTTTACTCGTTGCATCGCAAGCTGGCGCTCACCAAGCGTCCCTTGAAACCTTCTCCACAAAGCCAATTTTGGCGGACCTTTCGGACCTTAAGGCTTTGGACATTCCTGTCCTGGCTAAAGAAGAATCTGTAGGTGTCGGATATGCGGTTATCACTCCGGAAATGCAACTAAAAATCCAAGAGCGCGCTCATAAAGTGGGCAAATGCGGCGGCTTTGAAGATTTGACTACGGAAAAGAACTTCCAAGCTTTGAATTTTACTTCAATGTTGAGTTCTTTGGCGGAAATTAAAGCTAAAAACGACCTTTACGAAAGAGCCCCTTTTGCAGCCGTAGCGGTTGAAAAAAGCCCTAAAATCGAAGCAGCGGTTGCTGAAGTTAGCGAGCAAAATCTGCGTGAGTGGGTGACTTGGTTGTCTTCTTATCCAAACCGTTATAACCGTGGCAAAACTCCAAACGTTCACGTCGAAGACATGAAAAGACGTTTGCAGACTTTGCTTGCAAGTTCCAACATTCCTTATGAAATTTCTTTGATCTCCCATGATTCCACTCCACAACAATCAGTGCGTGTTCGTTTGACGGGTTCGACTCGTCCAAATGAGATCGTAGTTTTGGGCGGTCACTTGGATTCCATCAATCAAGGATGGGGCGGCGGTCAGCAAGCTCCGGGCGCTGACGATAATGCTTCCGGGTCTGCAAACTTGCTAGAAACTTTGCGCATCATCAGCCAAAAAGAACAACCGCAACGTACTGTTGAATTTTTCTGGTACGCGGGCGAGGAATCAGGTCTTTTGGGTTCTGCGGAAATCGCGAAATCTTATAAAGGTGAAAAACGTGATGTGGTTGCAGTTCTTCAGTTGGATATGACTTCTTATCCAGGTGCGGGGGAGTTTGTGATCGGTAACATGACAGACTTTACCAGCAAGTGGTTGCATGAATACCTAAGAGCTGTGAACGAAGCTTATTTGCACGCGCGAATCGTGGATGATCAATGCGGTTACGGTTGCAGTGACCATGCTTCTTGGTTCAGACAAGGTTACCCAACATTGATGCCTTTTGAATCCACAATGCGCGCGGATAATCCAAATATCCACACGGCGAAAGATCTGATCAATGATAAAACGAATTTTGCTCACTCTGCGATGTACTCAAAACTGGCAGTTGTGTTCGCGATGGATCTTGCCAACTCAACGGCTCGTCAGCCTTACTAG